From one Mycolicibacterium sp. HK-90 genomic stretch:
- a CDS encoding amino acid adenylation domain-containing protein — MSVVATSSQTVRDEVAALLGVSPDDVDPQADLIASGLDSIRMMSLSGRWRKQGINVGFAALAANPTVAAWIDLVAEHAPDAPAEDPVADTTGSGDEGEPFPLAPIQHAFWVGRNNDQQLGGVGAHLYVEFDGAAVDPERLRTAATKLAARHPMLRVEILPDGTQRIGDRALPVTVYDLRDLDQAAAEAQLELTREAKSHQMLHDEVLQLSLSLLPDGRTRLHVDMDMQAADAVSYRNFMADLAALYRGAELPALGYTYREYRARLTASTPPPPQQDVQWWAERVPDLPDPPALPLVPLSDQRNPHRSVRLWEILDVPTRDALFAAAHRRGITPAMAVGASYANALARWSTQSRFLLNLPMFGREPYHPDVDKLVGDFTSSLLLDIDLTGADTATARARVLQETLHATAAHSSVSGLDVLRDMSRHRGSQTLATIVYTSALGLGDLFAGDVTDQFGAPVWTISQGPQVLIDAQATPLADGLMINWDVRTEAFRPGVAEAMFAYHLAELRRLATDDAAWDAADPPAISEEQRRVRAELNASTSAPSGDVLHTGFLANAAATPDASAVFCSTGNLSYAELHDKALAVAAALQSRGVCHGEVVAVLGPKSVEQVVALLAISMVGAAYLPVGVDQPADRAARILHTGGVDFALVCGSGPDHPDLPHLTVADAEIIGDPAHFAPVEVVPTDLAYVLFTSGSTGEPKGVEITHDAAMNTIEFINDHFDIGPADRCLALSHLECDLSVIDVYGTLRSGGSMVVVDEEHRRDPDVWVRLIGEHQVTVLHFLTGWLEMLVGVGLAADSLSSLRVVPTGGDWVRPELVRALRAAAPRMRFAGLGGATETATHNTIFEVGFGEDALPSHWTSVPFGVPLTNNCCRVVDARGEDCPDWVPGELWVGGRGIARGYRGRPDLTAEKFVEHDGRRWYRTGDLVRSWPDGTLEFVGRADHRIKVSGFRIELGEVEGALCRVPGVDAAVAVLVPVEGGHDLLGAVVRADQAGLDAGLDRDAVVGAMAALVPAHMIPQVLLVAEEIPYVRGKTDRVAAVRMLAAVGAPEGRGYRAPSGPLETALCAIVGDVLRQSGVGVDDDFFALGGDSVLGTQLVARIRDWLDTSTVMVADIFAARTVSALAELLTSREAGSDRLQLVSELYLEVAGMDGVEVASELARTAP, encoded by the coding sequence GTGAGCGTGGTTGCGACGAGTTCCCAGACGGTCCGCGACGAGGTCGCCGCACTCCTGGGGGTCAGCCCCGACGACGTGGATCCGCAAGCCGATCTGATCGCCTCCGGGCTGGATTCCATCCGGATGATGTCGCTGTCCGGGCGCTGGCGTAAACAGGGCATCAACGTCGGATTCGCCGCGCTGGCAGCGAATCCCACCGTCGCGGCCTGGATCGACCTGGTCGCCGAGCACGCCCCGGACGCCCCGGCCGAGGATCCCGTCGCCGACACCACGGGCAGTGGTGACGAGGGCGAGCCGTTCCCGCTGGCGCCCATCCAGCACGCCTTCTGGGTGGGGCGCAACAACGACCAGCAACTCGGCGGCGTCGGTGCGCACCTGTACGTCGAATTCGACGGCGCCGCAGTGGATCCGGAGCGCTTGCGGACCGCCGCGACCAAACTGGCGGCGCGCCACCCGATGCTGCGGGTCGAGATCCTGCCCGACGGCACCCAGCGGATCGGCGACCGCGCGTTGCCGGTCACCGTCTACGACCTGCGCGACCTGGATCAGGCTGCCGCCGAGGCGCAGCTGGAGCTCACCCGGGAAGCCAAGTCCCACCAGATGCTTCATGACGAGGTGCTGCAGCTGAGCCTGTCGTTGCTTCCCGACGGGCGCACTCGCCTGCATGTCGACATGGACATGCAGGCCGCCGATGCGGTGAGCTACCGCAACTTCATGGCCGACCTGGCCGCCCTCTACCGCGGCGCCGAACTGCCCGCACTGGGCTACACCTACCGCGAGTACCGGGCCAGGCTGACCGCCTCGACACCGCCGCCGCCGCAACAGGACGTGCAATGGTGGGCCGAGCGCGTCCCGGATCTGCCGGATCCGCCTGCGCTGCCGCTGGTTCCGCTCTCCGATCAGCGCAACCCGCACCGCAGCGTCCGGCTGTGGGAAATTCTCGACGTGCCGACCCGTGACGCGTTGTTCGCCGCGGCCCACCGGCGCGGCATCACGCCGGCCATGGCGGTCGGCGCGTCCTATGCCAACGCGCTGGCCCGCTGGTCGACGCAGTCGCGGTTCCTGCTCAACCTGCCGATGTTCGGCCGGGAGCCCTACCACCCCGATGTGGACAAACTGGTCGGCGACTTCACGTCGTCGCTGCTGCTCGACATCGATCTGACCGGAGCCGATACCGCCACGGCCAGGGCCCGAGTGCTGCAGGAGACCCTGCACGCCACCGCCGCGCATTCCTCGGTGTCCGGCCTGGATGTGCTGCGCGACATGAGCCGCCATCGCGGCAGCCAGACCCTGGCCACCATCGTCTACACCAGTGCCCTCGGACTGGGGGACCTGTTCGCCGGCGATGTCACCGACCAGTTCGGGGCGCCGGTGTGGACCATCTCGCAGGGTCCGCAGGTGCTCATCGATGCCCAGGCGACGCCACTGGCCGACGGTCTGATGATCAACTGGGACGTCCGCACCGAGGCGTTCCGGCCCGGCGTGGCCGAGGCCATGTTCGCCTACCACCTGGCCGAGCTGCGCCGGCTGGCCACCGACGACGCGGCCTGGGATGCGGCCGACCCGCCCGCGATCTCCGAGGAGCAACGCCGGGTGCGGGCCGAGTTGAACGCGTCGACCTCGGCTCCCAGCGGCGACGTGCTGCACACCGGCTTCCTCGCCAACGCGGCAGCCACCCCGGACGCATCCGCGGTGTTCTGCAGTACCGGGAACCTCAGCTACGCCGAGCTGCACGACAAGGCGCTCGCCGTCGCGGCCGCCCTGCAGTCGCGCGGCGTCTGTCACGGCGAGGTCGTCGCGGTGCTCGGCCCCAAGAGCGTCGAACAGGTCGTCGCGCTGCTGGCCATCTCGATGGTCGGCGCCGCGTATCTGCCGGTCGGGGTCGACCAGCCCGCCGATCGGGCCGCCCGCATCCTGCACACCGGCGGGGTGGACTTCGCCCTGGTCTGCGGCTCGGGGCCGGATCATCCCGACCTGCCGCACCTGACCGTCGCCGACGCCGAGATCATCGGTGATCCGGCACATTTCGCTCCGGTCGAGGTCGTTCCGACGGACCTGGCCTACGTGCTGTTCACGTCGGGTTCCACCGGTGAGCCCAAGGGCGTCGAGATCACCCACGACGCGGCGATGAACACCATCGAGTTCATCAACGACCACTTCGACATCGGGCCGGCCGACCGTTGCCTGGCGTTGTCGCACCTGGAGTGCGATCTGTCGGTGATCGACGTCTACGGCACGTTGCGTTCGGGCGGCTCGATGGTGGTCGTCGACGAAGAGCACCGCCGCGATCCCGACGTCTGGGTCCGGCTGATCGGCGAGCACCAGGTGACCGTGCTGCACTTCCTGACCGGCTGGCTGGAGATGCTGGTCGGAGTGGGATTGGCCGCGGACTCGCTGTCGTCGCTGCGCGTCGTCCCGACCGGTGGCGACTGGGTGCGCCCGGAGCTCGTCCGGGCCCTGCGCGCGGCGGCGCCACGGATGCGCTTCGCCGGGCTGGGCGGGGCCACCGAGACCGCGACGCACAACACGATCTTCGAAGTGGGCTTCGGCGAGGACGCGCTGCCGTCGCACTGGACCTCGGTGCCGTTCGGCGTACCGCTGACCAACAACTGCTGCCGGGTGGTCGACGCCCGCGGCGAGGACTGCCCCGACTGGGTCCCCGGTGAGTTGTGGGTCGGCGGGCGCGGCATCGCCCGCGGCTACCGCGGGCGCCCCGACCTGACGGCCGAGAAGTTCGTCGAACACGACGGGCGTCGCTGGTACCGCACCGGAGACCTGGTGCGGTCGTGGCCCGACGGCACGCTGGAGTTCGTCGGCCGGGCCGATCACCGGATCAAGGTCAGCGGCTTCCGCATCGAGCTGGGCGAGGTCGAAGGAGCCCTCTGCCGGGTTCCGGGCGTCGACGCGGCGGTGGCGGTGCTGGTCCCGGTCGAGGGTGGCCACGATCTGCTGGGCGCGGTGGTGCGGGCCGATCAGGCCGGCCTCGATGCGGGCCTCGATCGTGATGCGGTGGTCGGTGCCATGGCCGCGCTGGTGCCCGCGCACATGATCCCGCAGGTCCTGCTGGTCGCCGAGGAGATTCCGTACGTCCGCGGCAAGACCGACCGGGTCGCCGCGGTTCGCATGCTGGCGGCCGTCGGCGCCCCCGAGGGCCGGGGCTACCGGGCGCCGTCAGGCCCGCTGGAAACGGCCCTGTGCGCGATCGTCGGGGACGTTCTCCGGCAGTCCGGGGTGGGCGTCGACGACGATTTCTTCGCTCTCGGCGGGGACTCGGTGCTGGGCACCCAGCTGGTGGCCCGTATCCGGGACTGGCTGGACACCTCGACGGTGATGGTCGCCGACATCTTCGCGGCCCGGACCGTCTCGGCGCTGGCGGAGCTGCTGACCAGCCGGGAGGCCGGCTCGGACCGGCTGCAGCTGGTGTCCGAGCTGTATCTCGAGGTCGCCGGGATGGACGGCGTCGAGGTGGCCTCGGAGTTGGCACGCACGGCCCCATAG
- a CDS encoding AMP-binding protein has product MSRTTTQTGQAVAAEPLHQGFFVHAQAAPGDVAVVGPTTCWTYGQLREQALSVSGALLVAGVRAGDRVAVVGAEGLDTVIATLGILAAGGVCVPVDIDDPVESTLEDAGVRMALFTGDGPPNWLPALTVSEALRIGARTTGVTPVRSGPDDPAFLAAGSSVVTHGAAYGAVVELCGRLGVSRADRIGAFSADGAAAPILMVLVALTAGAGVVVADDAPRSNPERRMNGFARAARRRDAVAALDTAVPS; this is encoded by the coding sequence GTGAGTCGCACGACTACGCAGACCGGGCAGGCGGTGGCCGCCGAGCCGCTGCACCAGGGATTCTTCGTCCATGCGCAGGCCGCGCCCGGCGACGTCGCGGTGGTCGGACCGACCACCTGCTGGACCTACGGACAACTTCGCGAACAGGCTCTCTCGGTGTCCGGTGCCCTCCTGGTGGCCGGTGTGCGCGCCGGTGACCGCGTTGCCGTCGTGGGCGCCGAGGGTCTGGACACGGTCATCGCGACGCTGGGCATCCTGGCGGCCGGCGGTGTCTGCGTGCCGGTCGACATCGACGATCCGGTGGAGTCGACCCTGGAGGACGCCGGGGTGCGGATGGCGCTGTTCACCGGCGACGGACCGCCGAACTGGCTGCCCGCCCTCACCGTCTCCGAGGCCTTGCGGATCGGAGCCCGCACCACCGGCGTCACCCCGGTGCGCTCTGGGCCGGACGATCCGGCGTTCCTGGCGGCCGGCTCCTCCGTGGTGACCCACGGCGCCGCCTACGGTGCCGTCGTGGAACTGTGCGGCCGCCTCGGCGTCAGCCGCGCCGACCGCATCGGGGCGTTCTCGGCCGACGGTGCCGCGGCCCCGATTCTGATGGTGCTGGTGGCACTGACCGCAGGCGCAGGGGTCGTCGTCGCCGACGATGCTCCGCGCAGCAATCCCGAGCGGCGGATGAACGGCTTCGCCCGCGCCGCGCGGCGTCGGGATGCGGTGGCTGCTCTCGACACCGCCGTGCCATCGTGA